From Anopheles funestus chromosome 3RL, idAnoFuneDA-416_04, whole genome shotgun sequence, a single genomic window includes:
- the LOC125767867 gene encoding xanthine dehydrogenase/oxidase-like isoform X3, with protein sequence MAVVFTVNGIAYTGEFQYKLLIVYHLNIVSWIGNATEINVHTSLNTFIRNHAHLSGTKFMCLEGGCGACVVNMSGVHPVSGEIFSYAVNSCLFPVLACHGMDITTVEGIGDKQRGYHATQKILAHFNGTQCGYCSPGMVMNMYSLLETKKGKVTMEEIENSFGGNICRCTGYRPILDAFKALAVDADPKIKEKCQDIEDLTKICPKTGSACAGKCAAAGKINPNKGLHLSFDEQKEWHKVYNVSDIFAIFESIGDKPYTLIGGNTAHGVYRRSDAIQVFIDINSVQELRASSVGSSLTVGAGTSLTELMNLLSFAAKQKNSFSYFEHLIQHIDLIANVPVRNTGTIAGNLSIKNQHPEFPSDLYLILEAADATLTILESQGKTKTVRPSEFVTLDMKKKLLLNVILPPLDPSIYVYRSFKIMPRAQNSHAYVNGAFLIKLEGSNIVSSNICFGGIDPHFTHALKTEEFLKGKNLLTNETVQGALKILASELNPDWVLPDAAPEYRKNLALSLFYKFALNIAPQLKVSVKNEYKSGGSVLERPLSSGTQSFDTIKENWPLTKNIPKIEGLLQTSGEAKYANDLPAFPNELYAAFVLGTESQTKIVNIDASEALKLPGVVAFYSAKDIPGANNFMYFKGFMGPHDEEIFCNEKLVYHGQPVGLVVAETFNLANRASKLVKVQYEKTSSTRYPTVKDVLRAKATDRISDMPYSTLGEGFEAAPEGAIKVKGCFEIGGQYHYTMETQTSVCIPIEDGMDVYSATQWIDFTQIAISKMLNVPENSLNLYVRRLGGGYGSKGTRATLIACAAALAAHKTQRPVRLVMTLEANMEAIGKRYGVISNYEVDVEKDGKITKLYNEYVHDFGSSMNESMGHCAEFFRNCYDNKAWKTVAKGAVTDSASNTWCRAPGTTEGIAMVETIMEHVAHATGLDPLDVRMANMPKDLKMHELMPQFRADVEYDVRKKEIEQFNRENRWKKRGIAITPMRYPLGYFGTIHALVSVYHTDGSVVITHGGIEMGQGMNTKVAQVAAYVLGIPMEKISIKPSANMTSPNAICTGGSMTSETVSFAVKKACEILLERMKPIRESMQDASWETIVENSYYKNVDLCATYMYKAEDLQAYIIWGLTCTEVEIDVLTGNVQLRRVDILEDTGESLSPGIDIGQVEGAFIMGVGYYLTEALIYDPQTGALLTNRTWTYKPPGAKDIPIDFRVRFLQKSSNATGVLRSKATGEPAMNMTISVLCALRNAVLAARTDAGLPNEWLQLGAPSTPDQVYLAAGNSVEQYLLN encoded by the exons ATGGCCGTAGTATTTACTGTGAATGGAATAGCATATACCGGTGAGTTTCAGTACAAATTATTGATTGTATATCATCTTAACATCGTATCTTGGATAGGTAATGCAACTGAAATCAATGTACATACTTCGTTGAACACCTTTATCCGGAACCATGCCCATCTCAGTGGAACCAAGTTCATGTGCCTCGAGGGAGGCTGTGGTGCTTGCGTGGTTAACATGAGCGGCGTACATCCGGTCTCTGGTGAGATCTTCTCGTATGCTGTTAACTCG TGTCTGTTTCCTGTGCTCGCATGCCATGGAATGGACATTACTACGGTCGAGGGAATCGGTGACAAGCAGCGCGGATATCACGCTACCCAAAAAATACTGGCTCACTTCAACGGTACCCAGTGCGGCTACTGTTCACCCGGCATGGTCATGAACATGTACAGCCTGCTGGAGACTAAGAAGGGAAAGGTCACCATGGAGGAGATCGAGAACTCGTTCGGAGGTAACATTTGCCGCTGTACTGGTTATCGGCCTATCCTGGACGCGTTCAAGGCTCTGGCCGTCGATGCCGACCCCAAGATCAAGGAAAAGTGTCAGGATATTGAGGATCTTACCAAGATTTGTCCCAAGACTGGTTCGGCGTGTGCTGGCAAGTGCGCCGCCGCTGGAAAAATCAATCCCAACAAGGGACTTCATCTGAGCTTCGATGAGCAGAAGGAATGGCATAAGGTTTACAATGTCAGTGATATCTTTGCCATCTTCGAGAGCATTGGCGACAAACCCTACACGCTAATTGGAGGTAATACTGCCCACGGAGTGTACCGTCGCAGTGATGCGATTCAAGTCTTTATCGACATCAACTCTGTCCAAGAGCTGCGGGCTAGCTCGGTAGGAAGTTCCTTAACCGTCGGAGCTGGAACTTCCTTGACTGAACTCATGAATCTGTTGTCCTTTGcggcgaagcaaaaaaacagcttcTCCTACTTCGAACACTTGATCCAACACATTGATTTGATTGCCAACGTGCCTGTTCGTAATACGGGAACGATCGCTGGTAACCTTAGCATCAAAAACCAACATCCAGAGTTCCCCTCCGATCTGTATCTTATCTTGGAGGCTGCCGACGCAACGTTGACCATTC TGGAGTCCCAAGGCAAAACGAAGACCGTCCGACCCTCTGAGTTCGTTACTCTGGATATGAAGAAAAAGCTGCTCCTCAACGTTATTCTTCCTCCGCTAGACCCATCCATCTACGTCTACCGTTCGTTCAAGATCATGCCTCGTGCCCAGAATTCACACGCCTACGTAAATGGTGCTTTCCTGATCAAGCTGGAAGGATCGAATATCGTCTCGAGCAACATTTGCTTCGGTGGAATCGATCCTCACTTCACGCACGCGCTCAAAACGGAAGAGTTCCTCAAGGGAAAAAATCTTCTAACTAATGAAACCGTTCAAGGAGCCCTGAAGATCTTGGCAAGTGAGCTGAATCCCGACTGGGTGCTTCCTGATGCTGCTCCAGAGTATCGGAAAAATCTGGCACTATCATTATTCTACAAGTTCGCTCTGAACATTGCACCTCAACTGAAGGTATCCGTTAAAAATGAATACAAATCTGGTGGATCAGTTCTCGAACGTCCACTCTCATCTGGAACACAATCATTCGACACCATCAAGGAAAATTGGCCGCTAACGAAGAACATTCCTAAAATTGAAGGATTGCTGCAAACCTCGGGAGAGGCTAAGTATGCAAATGATTTGCCAGCATTCCCGAATGAACTGTACGCGGCTTTCGTACTGGGAACAGAATCACAGACGAAGATTGTCAACATTGATGCTTCGGAAGCGTTG AAACTGCCTGGAGTTGTTGCCTTCTACTCGGCGAAGGATATCCCAGGAGCAAATAATTTCATGTACTTCAAAGGATTCATGGGTCCACACGATGAAGAAATCTTCTGCAATGAGAAGCTTGTCTATCATGGACAACCAGTTGGCCTTGTCGTCGCTGAGACCTTTAATCTAGCCAATCGTGCTAGCAAACTTGTGAAGGTACAGTACGAAAAAACTAGCTCAACACGCTACCCTACGGTGAAAGATGTGCTGCGTGCTAAAGCTACCGATCGGATAAGCGATATGCCGTACAGTACGTTGGGCGAAGGGTTCGAAGCTGCACCCGAAGGTGCGATCAAGGTGAAGGGATGCTTTGAAATCGGTGGCCAGTATCACTACACGATGGAAACACAAACTTCCGTTTGCATTCCGATCGAGGACGGTATGGACGTTTACTCCGCTACACAGTGGATCGATTTTACGCAGATTGCCATCTCCAAGATGCTGAATGTGCCCGAGAACAGTCTTAATCTATACGTGCGCCGCCTGGGCGGAGGTTACGGTAGCAAGGGCACCAGGGCCACTTTGATTGCTTGTGCGGCAGCTCTAGCAGCACACAAGACGCAACGTCCCGTGCGTCTTGTGATGACGCTCGAGGCTAACATGGAAGCCATTGGCAAGCGTTACGGTGTCATCTCCAACTACGAGGTAGATGTGGAAAAGGATGGCAAAATTACGAAGCTGTACAACGAGTACGTGCACGACTTTGGATCATCGATGAACGAGTCCATGGGCCACTGTGCGGAGTTCTTCCGGAACTGTTACGATAACAAGGCATGGAAGACGGTCGCCAAGGGTGCCGTTACGGACTCTGCTAGTAACACCTGGTGTCGAGCACCCGGCACAACGGAGGGTATTGCTATGGTGGAAACCATAATGGAGCATGTCGCTCACGCGACTGGACTAGATCCACTTGACGTGCGCATGGCCAACATGCCCAAGGATTTGAAGATGCATGAGCTGATGCCTCAATTCCGGGCCGATGTCGAGTACGATGTGCGCAAGAAGGAAATCGAACAGTTTAATCGTGAGAATCGCTGGAAAAAGCGCGGCATTGCCATCACACCGATGCGCTACCCGTTAGGTTACTTCGGTACGATCCATGCGCTTGTGTCGGTCTACCACACGGATGGTAGCGTAGTCATCACACACGGTGGCATTGAAATGGGTCAGGGTATGAATACGAAGGTCGCACAGGTCGCGGCCTATGTACTCGGAATCCCGATGGAAAAGATTAGTATTAAACCATCGGCCAATATGACGTCGCCGAACGCTATCTGTACCGGTGGAAGTATGACCAGCGAGACAGTGTCGTTT GCAGTGAAGAAGGCGTGTGAGATTTTGCTGGAACGCATGAAACCGATCCGTGAATCGATGCAGGACGCATCTTGGGAAACGATCGTGGAGAACAGCTACTACAAGAATGTGGATCTTTGTGCTACTTACATGTACAAGGCGGAAGATCTCCAGGCGTACATCATCTGGGGGTTGACCTGTACGGAGGTAGAAATTGATGTGCTAACCGGCAACGTACAGCTGCGCCGTGTTGATATCCTGGAGGATACGGGTGAAAGCTTGAGCCCCGGTATCGATATTGGTCAGGTCGAGGGTGCATTTATTATGGGCGTTGGTTACTATTTAACCGAGGCACTGATCTACGATCCCCAAACGGGTGCATTGTTGACGAACCGTACCTGGACGTACAAACCGCCAGGAGCGAAAGACATTCCGATCGATTTCCGGGTGCGCTTCCTGCAGAAAAGCTCCAATGCGACTGGAGTGCTACGTTCGAAGGCAACTGGTGAACCGGCCATGAACATGACCATTTCGGTATTGTGTGCTTTGCGTAACGCTGTTCTGGCCGCACGTACTGATGCTGGATTGCCGAATGAATGGCTTCAACTGGGTGCTCCATCTACACCAGATCAGGTGTATTTGGCAGCGGGTAATTCGGTAGAACAGTATTTGTTGAACTAA
- the LOC125767867 gene encoding xanthine dehydrogenase/oxidase-like isoform X4, producing MAVVFTVNGIAYTGEFQYKLLIVYHLNIVSWIGNATEINVHTSLNTFIRNHAHLSGTKFMCLEGGCGACVVNMSGVHPVSGEIFSYAVNSCLFPVLACHGMDITTVEGIGDKQRGYHATQKILAHFNGTQCGYCSPGMVMNMYSLLETKKGKVTMEEIENSFGGNICRCTGYRPILDAFKALAVDADPKIKEKCQDIEDLTKICPKTGSACAGKCAAAGKINPNKGLHLSFDEQKEWHKVYNVSDIFAIFESIGDKPYTLIGGNTAHGVYRRSDAIQVFIDINAVQELRASSVGSSLTVGAGTSLTELMNLLSFAAKQNNSFSYFEHLIQHIDLIANVPVRNTGTIAGNLSIKNQHPEFPSDLYLILEAADATLTILESQGKTKTVRPSEFVTLDMKKKLLLNVILPPLDPSIYVYRSFKIMPRAQNSHAYVNGAFLIKLEGSNIVSSNICFGGIDPHFTHALKTEEFLKGKNLLTNETVQGALKILASELNPDWVLPDAAPEYRKNLALSLFYKFALNIAPQLKVSVKNEYKSGGSVLERPLSSGTQSFDTIKENWPLTKNIPKIEGLLQTSGEAKYANDLPAFPNELYAAFVLGTESQTKIVNIDASEALKLPGVVAFYSAKDIPGANNFMYFKGFMGPHDEEIFCNEKLVYHGQPVGLVVAETFNLANRASKLVKVQYEKTSSTRYPTVKDVLRAKATDRISDMPYSTLGEGFEAAPEGAIKVKGCFEIGGQYHYTMETQTSVCIPIEDGMDVYSATQWIDFTQIAISKMLNVPENSLNLYVRRLGGGYGSKGTRATLIACAAALAAHKTQRPVRLVMTLEANMEAIGKRYGVISNYEVDVEKDGKITKLYNEYVHDFGSSMNESMGHCAEFFRNCYDNKAWKTVAKGAVTDSASNTWCRAPGTTEGIAMVETIMEHVAHATGLDPLDVRMANMPKDLKMHELMPQFRADVEYDVRKKEIEQFNRENRWKKRGIAITPMRYPLGYFGTIHALVSVYHTDGSVVITHGGIEMGQGMNTKVAQVAAYVLGIPMEKISIKPSANMTSPNAICTGGSMTSETVSFAVKKACEILLERMKPIRESMQDASWETIVENSYYKNVDLCATYMYKAEDLQAYIIWGLTCTEVEIDVLTGNVQLRRVDILEDTGESLSPGIDIGQVEGAFIMGVGYYLTEALIYDPQTGALLTNRTWTYKPPGAKDIPIDFRVRFLQKSSNATGVLRSKATGEPAMNMTISVLCALRNAVLAARTDAGLPNEWLQLGAPSTPDQVYLAAGNSVEQYLLN from the exons ATGGCCGTAGTATTTACTGTGAATGGAATAGCATATACCGGTGAGTTTCAGTACAAATTATTGATTGTATATCATCTTAACATCGTATCTTGGATAGGTAATGCAACTGAAATCAATGTACATACTTCGTTGAACACCTTTATCCGGAACCATGCCCATCTCAGTGGAACCAAGTTCATGTGCCTCGAGGGAGGCTGTGGTGCTTGCGTGGTTAACATGAGCGGCGTACATCCGGTCTCTGGTGAGATCTTCTCGTATGCTGTTAACTCG TGTCTGTTTCCTGTGCTCGCATGCCATGGAATGGACATAACTACGGTCGAGGGAATTGGTGACAAGCAGCGCGGATATCACGCTACCCAAAAAATACTGGCTCACTTCAACGGCACCCAGTGCGGCTACTGTTCACCCGGCATGGTCATGAACATGTACAGCCTGCTGGAGACTAAGAAAGGAAAGGTCACCATGGAGGAGATCGAAAACTCGTTCGGAGGTAACATTTGCCGCTGTACTGGTTATCGGCCTATCCTGGACGCGTTCAAGGCTCTGGCCGTCGATGCTGACCCCAAGATCAAGGAAAAGTGTCAGGATATTGAGGATCTTACCAAGATTTGTCCCAAGACTGGTTCGGCGTGTGCTGGCAAGTGCGCCGCCGCTGGAAAAATCAATCCCAACAAGGGACTTCATCTGAGCTTCGATGAGCAGAAGGAATGGCATAAGGTTTACAATGTCAGTGATATCTTTGCCATCTTCGAGAGCATTGGCGACAAACCCTACACGCTCATTGGAGGTAATACTGCCCACGGAGTGTACCGTCGCAGTGATGCGATTCAAGTCTTTATCGACATCAACGCTGTCCAAGAGCTGCGGGCTAGCTCAGTAGGAAGTTCCTTAACCGTCGGAGCTGGAACTTCCTTGACTGAGCTCATGAATCTGCTGTCCTTTGCggcgaagcaaaacaacagctTCTCCTACTTCGAACACTTGATCCAACACATTGATTTGATTGCCAACGTGCCTGTTCGTAATACGGGAACGATCGCTGGTAACCTTAGCATCAAAAACCAACATCCAGAGTTCCCCTCCGATCTGTATCTTATCTTGGAGGCTGCCGACGCAACGTTGACCATTC TGGAGTCCCAAGGCAAAACGAAGACCGTCCGACCCTCTGAGTTCGTTACTCTGGATATGAAGAAAAAGCTGCTCCTCAACGTTATTCTTCCTCCGCTAGACCCATCCATCTACGTCTACCGTTCGTTCAAGATCATGCCTCGTGCCCAGAATTCACACGCCTACGTAAATGGTGCTTTCCTGATCAAGCTGGAAGGATCGAATATCGTCTCGAGCAACATTTGCTTCGGTGGAATCGATCCTCACTTCACGCACGCGCTCAAAACGGAAGAGTTCCTCAAGGGAAAAAATCTTCTAACTAATGAAACCGTTCAAGGAGCCCTGAAGATCTTGGCAAGTGAGCTGAATCCCGACTGGGTGCTTCCTGATGCTGCTCCAGAGTATCGGAAAAATCTGGCACTATCATTATTCTACAAGTTCGCTCTGAACATTGCACCTCAACTGAAGGTATCCGTTAAAAATGAATACAAATCTGGTGGATCAGTTCTCGAACGTCCACTCTCATCTGGAACACAATCATTCGACACCATCAAGGAAAATTGGCCGCTAACGAAGAACATTCCTAAAATTGAAGGATTGCTGCAAACCTCGGGAGAGGCTAAGTATGCAAATGATTTGCCAGCATTCCCGAATGAACTGTACGCGGCTTTCGTACTGGGAACAGAATCACAGACGAAGATTGTCAACATTGATGCTTCGGAAGCGTTG AAACTGCCTGGAGTTGTTGCCTTCTACTCGGCGAAGGATATCCCAGGAGCAAATAATTTCATGTACTTCAAAGGATTCATGGGTCCACACGATGAAGAAATCTTCTGCAATGAGAAGCTTGTCTATCATGGACAACCAGTTGGCCTTGTCGTCGCTGAGACCTTTAATCTAGCCAATCGTGCTAGCAAACTTGTGAAGGTACAGTACGAAAAAACTAGCTCAACACGCTACCCTACGGTGAAAGATGTGCTGCGTGCTAAAGCTACCGATCGGATAAGCGATATGCCGTACAGTACGTTGGGCGAAGGGTTCGAAGCTGCACCCGAAGGTGCGATCAAGGTGAAGGGATGCTTTGAAATCGGTGGCCAGTATCACTACACGATGGAAACACAAACTTCCGTTTGCATTCCGATCGAGGACGGTATGGACGTTTACTCCGCTACACAGTGGATCGATTTTACGCAGATTGCCATCTCCAAGATGCTGAATGTGCCCGAGAACAGTCTTAATCTATACGTGCGCCGCCTGGGCGGAGGTTACGGTAGCAAGGGCACCAGGGCCACTTTGATTGCTTGTGCGGCAGCTCTAGCAGCACACAAGACGCAACGTCCCGTGCGTCTTGTGATGACGCTCGAGGCTAACATGGAAGCCATTGGCAAGCGTTACGGTGTCATCTCCAACTACGAGGTAGATGTGGAAAAGGATGGCAAAATTACGAAGCTGTACAACGAGTACGTGCACGACTTTGGATCATCGATGAACGAGTCCATGGGCCACTGTGCGGAGTTCTTCCGGAACTGTTACGATAACAAGGCATGGAAGACGGTCGCCAAGGGTGCCGTTACGGACTCTGCTAGTAACACCTGGTGTCGAGCACCCGGCACAACGGAGGGTATTGCTATGGTGGAAACCATAATGGAGCATGTCGCTCACGCGACTGGACTAGATCCACTTGACGTGCGCATGGCCAACATGCCCAAGGATTTGAAGATGCATGAGCTGATGCCTCAATTCCGGGCCGATGTCGAGTACGATGTGCGCAAGAAGGAAATCGAACAGTTTAATCGTGAGAATCGCTGGAAAAAGCGCGGCATTGCCATCACACCGATGCGCTACCCGTTAGGTTACTTCGGTACGATCCATGCGCTTGTGTCGGTCTACCACACGGATGGTAGCGTAGTCATCACACACGGTGGCATTGAAATGGGTCAGGGTATGAATACGAAGGTCGCACAGGTCGCGGCCTATGTACTCGGAATCCCGATGGAAAAGATTAGTATTAAACCATCGGCCAATATGACGTCGCCGAACGCTATCTGTACCGGTGGAAGTATGACCAGCGAGACAGTGTCGTTT GCAGTGAAGAAGGCGTGTGAGATTTTGCTGGAACGCATGAAACCGATCCGTGAATCGATGCAGGACGCATCTTGGGAAACGATCGTGGAGAACAGCTACTACAAGAATGTGGATCTTTGTGCTACTTACATGTACAAGGCGGAAGATCTCCAGGCGTACATCATCTGGGGGTTGACCTGTACGGAGGTAGAAATTGATGTGCTAACCGGCAACGTACAGCTGCGCCGTGTTGATATCCTGGAGGATACGGGTGAAAGCTTGAGCCCCGGTATCGATATTGGTCAGGTCGAGGGTGCATTTATTATGGGCGTTGGTTACTATTTAACCGAGGCACTGATCTACGATCCCCAAACGGGTGCATTGTTGACGAACCGTACCTGGACGTACAAACCGCCAGGAGCGAAAGACATTCCGATCGATTTCCGGGTGCGCTTCCTGCAGAAAAGCTCCAATGCGACTGGAGTGCTACGTTCGAAGGCAACTGGTGAACCGGCCATGAACATGACCATTTCGGTATTGTGTGCTTTGCGTAACGCTGTTCTGGCCGCACGTACTGATGCTGGATTGCCGAATGAATGGCTTCAACTGGGTGCTCCATCTACACCAGATCAGGTGTATTTGGCAGCGGGTAATTCGGTAGAACAGTATTTGTTGAACTAA